The stretch of DNA cggcgacggcttcggccggagcggaggtgggagagggcggctgagcggcggcggagtcaaGCGGAGCAGCCAAGCGGCAGTgacagagaggagaggcggcctcgacggcggcgcgggggcagcgacggccggcgacgagcggcggttggtggtctgcggaggcgaaggtggtggtgggcggcgtcgcgagggtgacggtgatggcggagggtggtggacggcggtgacgtccGGCAGGGAGGTGGCGAACGACGGCCCCAGGCAGCGCAGCGACGACGAAAGGGAGTAAGTGGCGGCCAGggtcggggagaaagaggagaggggaggccgggGTGGCGCCGAgcatggccggggagaggaggaggagcggcgccggcgacgagcgaacggcggagatgcaacggcgagcaccggcagcgcccgacaccaaacgacggctcgcgggatcgggtggcggcggaggacgtcggccgacggcgagtggcggggcgcacttgcggtcgcacgaagaaacagaggaagggaggagagcgggctcaccggggtggcgcggcgacgacggccgatgcgatgagatcggtcggtgccgggcgacggtggcgcgacggcgctgcggagcggcggcgcaaccggatgcggccagaggagctaggcgggagcacgagggaggagtggggtggagtcggccaggcagcgacgcagcttggcggctgagcggcggacgcgaccggagcggcggcgcaaccggagcagtggcgcacggtgacgatggcgaacggcacggcaacaacggcgtgacggcgacgacgagaaggcgacaagcgggtgacgtggcggacggcgaccggcacttaccgtttgcacggggaggtcggcagcggcggcgaagaggggagaaagagggagagaggagcggagcgctcaccagtggcgacgaggagcggcagcaggtcggcgaggatgaggcagaggtgatgacgcagacgagcgacggcctgcgacgttcgggggcgagatcggccgacggcgtcgagacgacggggcacggcggcggaagggacgaaggggcggcgacgaagctcggcgaccaccggtggcgacgagggccggcggaaggtcggcgaggacgaggcggaggtggtgacgcggctggacggcgacgacgggcagcagagggcgcaatcgcacgtcggcggcgaacggcggggcacagcggcggcttggtggcGGAGGGAAAACagtggcgacgcggcggcagggaggggatttataggtggtggcgccggctagggcggagcggccggtggagaccgagtcgacgacgcggcgaacacggcggcggcggttgcggcggtggttgcagcggcggcggacggagtcggactcggcgcgggcgcgggcgcgggcgcggcgcggcgaacggtcactgacaggtgggccccacctgtcagtggcgcgggagagaggaggaggcggcgcggacttcgcggtgcggcgagcgggcgagctggcgacgggccgaggccgcggcccaggcgggggcgcgcgcgggcggaggaggctggagcgggaggccggctcggctgggccggccgggcggggagaggtgggccggctcggctgggccggcccgggaaggaggagaggaaaaagaaaaaggaaaaagaaaaggaagggaggaaaattggacttcggcccaatttgagaaggaagggaaaaagaaaggaaaagggagggaaaaaggaaaaccccacttttgccgagttttagattaatttgtttggccaaattttatacttctgcaatttgaatttaaatccagttaatcgatttgcgagcctcgatttaattgaattaattccttttagagggatttttcctgagttaattaagccaattgttgcttacgaatttctttttacgatttaggcttgggataaaaccccgggcgtgacacaaccgaattaggatagatcttagtcttattatATTACGACTCTACCATATTTGTAAGCGCtacccccactatataagggggtatGGGGCACTCCACCGGGGGACCGTTCCACACTTGATCAATACCATCGCCAAGCAGTattagggtattatctcgcacAGTCGAGAGCGTGAACCTAGGTAAATCGccttcttcatcctaaccatcgactTTCGAGTCtaatagccaccctataagtttattgccgacaccaatcgtcgacagttggcgcTAAGTAAGGGGTGCgctattcttttttctctctaaagTTCTTTTCAGCGAAGCTCGATGGTCTTCAATTCTGACATCATGAAGAGAAAGTTCCCACCGGGTTCAACTTTCAAGTTTGGCTGCATCCAGCTTCAAACTGACCAGTTTGGTGCGCTCTCGTACACCGACTCGATCTCCTCTGACTCCGATGAAGAGGTTTGCCGGTTCGAGCCCGACTTGAAGGCATTAGATCAGATCCAGATCCAATATGGGTCGCACGATACTGAGATGCCTCTCCCAAGTCGGCTTACCGACAGGCTACTCAAGGCGTCGCCCCGATGGAGGTGGAGACAAACCTCGAGGTGGCATGACGTGAAGACCCCCAACAGAATGTCCGTGCAGCTGCCGAACTACTCAGCGACGTGATCAAAATAACCTTATAGATTGGACCTAAATATAAGATTAGGAATAACAAACAACATTTATTAAACCAAGTTAAGGTACTCAAAGTGATTGATTAGTACTATTCAAGAGATAAATATAACTTTGATGAAACCAGATAGATTGACAGGCAAAAACATATGTTCGATCAAAATATTGGACTAAACCAAGAAATTCTTAATCTAACCTATAAGATCACGTATCAATCTACTAGAGAGATCGAAGATATAAGGATCACTTTAATCAAAACTAATCTGCTAACCAGTAGTTGTACTAGATCGATGAAAATATTAGACTAAACCAAGAAAGTCTTGATCTCACCGATACAAACTACCATATGTCAAGAACTTACGTGCGTGTTGGAGATTGAACTGAATTGATGTAGCCAACCAAGAGCTCACTAGGACAAAAATAGGAACTAAGGTGACGATGCGCCAAAATTGTATTGAGatgattctctttttttacaaGATCCAAGGCAAACATATTTACACCGTTGGGTAAAAACAAGTCTGATTCCGGTTATAGGAAACCAATAAGAAATCTATGCTAAAAAAAAGACTTAGCCAGTCTAAAGAAATTGTCCGGTTCTATTTTGGAAACCATCGACCTTCCATATCGATATCATCTTGCACATGGATCAACTTCCAAACTATGTTCTAACACTTAGGAAACTATCGGATTCCTATTCTATCTCTAACCTCTCCTATAAAATCAACCTCAACAGGCTCTTTCACATCCTCAACCCTGCATGTCCCGTGTGCACTACCTAGCTCTAGCGCTACTGCCACCGACGTCGCTTCACCATCACGcagctgctccgccgccatgCAAAGCCGCCGCCTCATTAAGTCACCGCCCCTGTCGCCAGCTGAGTCCCATGTTTGCTAGTTGTTGCCACTAAACCCTAGCTCGAGTTGTTGCCAAGCCATTGATCTGCGGTGCGAATTCTCTGTTCAAGCTCATTCAAATACCCGtggatcaataattttatcaacaaGAGTTTCTTTTACTCTTTTAGTAGCCCTTTGTACAGTTTTGAGTGTTTTTGATTGTGTGCATTGAATTTAAGTGAAAGCAAGGATCCCATCTCTGACGAAGTGGTAGCCCAAGTTTTTTAGAGTCGCAAGGCAAATCACATTACAATCTTGCTCCTtgctttaaaattatttttgcattataattatatatgcattcttTCACAATTTATGTTATATGGGAATTACCTATGCTTCGCTATTAAGcttatattgtatttatccTTGTACATTGTAACATAGGTTTATTTATGCTATAATTTTGATATGCTCAGatatgctattgttcagaaattggtgaAATTTGTGGacatgacaagttggtatcagaacGACCTTGACCATATAGGACACGCCAAACGGAACCCCGAAGGAACCTTTCCTCTTTCATGTGCATGTTTGAAGTTTAAAAAATGAGTCCTTTAGAAACAAAAGGGGACGGTTCTTGTTATTTAGAGTGTGGGAATTTTAAAACTCTTGTTTATTTGGAGTTCAAAAATCTTGTTGAGTATAGAATAAGAAAATAAGTCAAGTTTTCCCCTTTCATGTCACTTATTATGATTATTTACTTGTCAAGATGTCTTTCATTGTTGACgtatgatgtttttgtaatatATCTAATTAATAACTTTCTATCTGTGTGAATGCTTCtgcggttttttttttgttttagaacaaattatatttaaacttaTTTGTTTTGGCAAAGATGTTTGGTTGTGTAACTATCATTCCTGGGGTGTTACATTGAGATCCCATCATTCCCAATTGCCTAACTACACCAAATGGAACGAGCAGTTGTTACAGCAATCAGGACGGTCTCCGGAAGGTTGCAGGAGATGGAGCCGTAAAACCCGGCAAGGAGGACCCAGTCCATCTGTACTCAATCGATGTGAACATGGTTGGCGAGCACTAACATGTTGAGCATGACAAAGAGCAGCTCCATGTAGTTACATGAACAAAGGTCCAAGGTGACCGGCACCAAGGCCATGATGATGAAGACACCGAGAACATGAGAATGACGCACGACGATGGCTTCATCGCCAAGATTCACTTGTGTATGACCAACAAGATCAGAAAGCAGAAGCAATGAAGCCCGGGACAGGTAGAGGGGATGGAGTGCCAGCACCGGAACCACACGCCCCGGAGTGTTGTAGTGAAATTCGCTACCAAAGGCAGAAAGGGCAGCGAAACAGTCACAACCGCCGAGTGAGCCGTAGTGGACTGCATGGAGAGGAGATCGATGTTGGCATGAGGATGGTGTCGGCAGCGAAGGCTGCATGGAGAGCGTCGACTACGGGAGCCCGAGTTGTCCCCCTATTGTGTACAGATCAGAGAATGAACCGCGTGCAAGATTGGGAATAAAGGACATACACGGTGGTTTGGACAGGTTTGGGACGCCAAGGAACGTAATATGCTACTTCATGTGTTCTTGATTGCTTTTGGCAACAGACTACATTACCAGGAAGAAGAGGGTGGTGAGGAATGTTGGGTGTGATCTAAACTTAGCCGCACGCCTCTGCTTCGGCTATTGTCCTGTTATATACTCTTGATTTTCACACGTGTTTTTGGTAGGAGGTCAACATGTGGAAATATGGGTATTTTCGCTAGTGACCCTCTTAAAATTGCCAGAAGAAATAatgtttttactttttataaaaaaatgcttaGGAGCaccacatataaaaatagatgaccACCGGTGactaggggtggtaatgggcctaactattttgtctataaaatttaaggaccAGGTCCAAAacgggttgaaaataaaattatatagagttttgagctaaaatttttttaagaattaaatagggttgtgaaagaacccacgTGCCTTGGTCTATTCCCACCCCTACCGGTGACTGGGGACTACCGGTATGCTTTCACAAGCAGGTCTGAGGGCCTATTTGGGGGAGCTTCACCTAGCTGCAGATTTTCCCaaaaagctgcttctgctaGAGCTGTCCCAAACGATCcacagattctagaaaatgaactataaGAATCTAGAAGCTAGAGAAGTTGGGTTTAGAAGCTtttacagattctcagaagctgactAGCAAGCAACTGCTTCTCAGAATATAAAACTCCCTCAAACAAGCCCTTAATTTAGGATTcctgtaaaaaataaaaggggtGCTACGAAAATGGTTTTTCTATAGTGATAACTAGATCAAATTGGAAGAAAaggtattatattttaagtcTAACATCTTCTATGAGAGCATTCGATTAATATAGAATAGGGTTGAAAGTCCACTcctcatatatatactccgtatatatagaaatagatttgctccggtctaacaaaaagtatctcgaagtaccaaatcgtttcccaccattggatctagctgagtatgATATACACTGTTAGATCccacgatcagaaacgatttggtaccgcgagttGCCGGTACCTcaaaatactttttgttattttttgttgctctgaagcaaatctcatatAGAAATTGTAATAGATACAAGGTACGTAACTGAACCCCTTCCACTCGTTTACTTTAGTGTAGGAATGCACACGGCCATGGCACGGGCATCCCTGAACCTTACTCTCaagtgcatgcatgaatgacTTCGCAGGTTTTTGGCACAAGCATGAGCCTTTCCTTTAGCTTCACTGTCAACCCGAATACTTCAGCCATATTAATACCATCTTTATGCATACCTGATTCAGCTGGAATATCCCAGTCAAAATGGTACAAAAGGTTTGCTAAGACGATCTCTATGCTCGCAAAAGCAAAATTTATGCCGGGGCAGATCCGCCGCCCAGCACCGAACggcaaaaactgaaaatcttTCCCTGTGAAGCCTATGTTCGCTGCACTTCCCCCATCGACAAACCTCTCAGGCAAGAACTCCTCTGCAGCCTCCCAACACTTAGGATTCCTTCCTATAGCCCATGCATTGACGATGACACGTGTCCCTGAGTGAATTATGTAGCCATCAATAACACAGTCTTCCATGGAGAGATGtgggaggagaagaggagccGGTGGATGCAACCGAAGTGTCTCCTTGATGACAGCCTTGAGGTAGGTCATGTTGGTCAGATGTTCTTCGGTGATCAATTCGTGTCCCTTGGGTATGGTCATTCTTAGTTCTGCTTGCAACTTGGCCATGAGATGTCGCTTCCGCATGAGCTCAGCCATAGCAAATACTAGCACCAATGATATTGTATCTGTACCAGCTTCAAACATGTcctgtaaattaattataattaagtaaattttacaaaattacatGTATTTAATGCAACTATAAAAAACTACAAATCTAAGTATGCATATTAATGAAAGTACACatttaaagttttacccaCAGAACTACACATTTAGTGGCAAAGTTATCAAAGAtctacaagttttttttagactTTAGGTATATAGCACAAATTGGTTttccgataaaaatattttagttttgtaataaaactagcgttaaatctataattttgtgatatggtttcttaaatctatagttttttaatagaaattttggtgttaaatctatagttttatgatacaCATCCTAAACCTACATTTTTCCAACAATTTGATTGAAATGTACATAACTTTCTGAAATTTACTGATACTCctatttgaaaatatcatatttagaTATCAATAGCTCTTAGGAACAAAACAatcaaaccatatatatactttactTACCACTAGAATGGCTTTAATGTGTTCTCTGGTGATGCCACGCTCTTCTTGAAGTGCGAGCAAAACATCTATGAAGTCGGCCGCCTCATCTTGCCCAACGTCTCCATGACGCTGATCATACTCCCGTTTGCTCATGTGCTCATCGATGATCTTGTCGAGCAATTTGTCCCACTGTTTCCTCACGTCCCTGGCCTTGCCACGCATCACCGTGGAGAGCACCCCGAGCCTTGTCGCCAAGCTCGGGTAGTAGTCCTCCAGGTTGAACCCTCCGAGGAGTGACGCGTTTGCTTCGACCAGTCCACGAAACAGCTTGCCTCGGCCCGATtcttcttccccttccccttggAGCGTCGTCTTCCTCGACACCACGCGGGAGATGAGGTCGTTGGAGAAGGCGCTGAAGAGCTCACCCATGTCCACTGCCGTACCCTCGCTTGATATCTTGCGTACTTTAGCCATCATCAAGCCAACCTAACAATGACATACCATACAGAgaacacttttgctattgatcaatatTGTTATCTTTGGACTAACTAATAGAAGATCATATAGTCAAAGTGTTTAACGCAAGAAGAGTAGATGCaaaagcatgaaaaaaaagagaggagaaaatccTCTTCTCCTTGTTTCCTTTGAGAGAACTAGCATATCACCCATGCgttacaacaaaattttattaaaaaaatattataagtatgttattaaagtaattaataaaaatgctTTGATATATAAGTCTCAattacttttttctttcaaaaaataggagttggtggtgggtaGGTGACAGATCCACCACCATCCAACACCACCGCTACTTCTTATTATAGCAGTACAAATAATCATTATTTTACTGGTTTATCAGC from Oryza brachyantha chromosome 12, ObraRS2, whole genome shotgun sequence encodes:
- the LOC102699827 gene encoding indole-2-monooxygenase — its product is MEQAAAALVHQLLFQHEMFSLTLCIILALFPLLLLLLALHYSRYLAADNNKTVSTTTTKQTRDHHLLPPPPPPPSPRRLPIIGHLHLIGDLPHVSLRDLAGRHGPDLMLLHLGQVRNLVVSSPRAAEAVLRTHDHVFASRPESLVAGVLLYGPRDIAFSTYGERWRQSRRLATTHLLTNKKVRLCRAAREEEVGLMMAKVRKISSEGTAVDMGELFSAFSNDLISRVVSRKTTLQGEGEEESGRGKLFRGLVEANASLLGGFNLEDYYPSLATRLGVLSTVMRGKARDVRKQWDKLLDKIIDEHMSKREYDQRHGDVGQDEAADFIDVLLALQEERGITREHIKAILVDMFEAGTDTISLVLVFAMAELMRKRHLMAKLQAELRMTIPKGHELITEEHLTNMTYLKAVIKETLRLHPPAPLLLPHLSMEDCVIDGYIIHSGTRVIVNAWAIGRNPKCWEAAEEFLPERFVDGGSAANIGFTGKDFQFLPFGAGRRICPGINFAFASIEIVLANLLYHFDWDIPAESGMHKDGINMAEVFGLTVKLKERLMLVPKTCEVIHACT